The nucleotide window atttttttgaaatttaaatttcttttattgcAGAAAtctaaatctaaattttaatttgaattttcgaTTTGTCGGGAGTGGAAAAAGAGAAAATATTCAGAAAAATACGACGCCGTTTCTTCACACCCCAAATTTTGAAAATGTCGTTTCGCAGCTATGGTGTCCGAGAAAATATAGAGAGGCAGCAGCCGGAGGGCAAAAGCTTTAAAGTTTTGCACAGGCAGAAATAGAGAGAGAAAGGAGAAGGAATCAGAGTGGCAAAATGTCGACGTTTTTGCAATCATTTCTAGATCCAAGGAAGAACTGGTTCGCGAAGCAGCACATGAAAGCTCTCTCCAAACGTCTCCGCAAATATGGTTACGATTTtggaaacctttttttttttttttttttttttttatcttcctaATTCCAATTCATGCAAACTCATATGTTGAAGTTGATGTTTTATGCTCATATTTGAATCGTAATAGGGCTCCGATACGACGATCTTTACGATCCGTACTACGATCTGGACGTGAAGGAGGCGCTTTATCGACTCCCCAGAGAGATTGTGGACGCTCGTACCCAGCGTCTCAAGCGCGCAATGGACCTTTCCATGAAACACGAGTACCTTCCCGAGGACCTCCAGGTTTCATTATTTTGCTACTAAATCTCTATTCTGGTTTTGGGATTTTAGGTATTTTGATTGATTCTATCAATGTGTGCTTATTTACGTATCTCATATCTCAGTTCCTGTATTGGTGGTCACTGGGCGAGGTTATATTTGGGAAAAAATTAAGATGAAAATGCTTACTCTTTGGCATCAAAATCTATATAATTAATAGCAGGTTTTGAGAATAATCGACCAAGACTTAGGGTGCGTTTGGATTGAGGTTGAAGGGGGTTACCCTTTAAGaggttaattattaaatttctttaACCTTGTTTGGTTGGCCTGATTCTTTAAGGGGTCCAATTCTGTAACTTCAATCCACATGCATCCTTAGGATTACAAACTTGAAATTACTTTATGCTTGTTTAATGGAGCAACTTGCCTTGGCTTGAGGTTATTAATTTAACAACACTCGTCTTTGGTTAAGGCTTCATCAGGGTATTTTGTGTGTGCACTCGTTTTAAAATGTGTTATTTAAGTATACATGGAGATCTTACAAGCATCTATTTACTTTCTTTGCACTTTTGAAGGCAATGCAAACCCCTTTCAGGACCTACCTTCAAGATATGCTGGCTCTTGTAAGTTGTTTTGAAGAATTCATGTACTTTGTCTACTAAGTTATTTGCCTTTTTATTCAAGTGGTTTCTGGTTAACACCTTTAATATATGATTCTTCCCTGTATGACTTCTAATCGATTATAACtgctttgaattttcaattgcaaTACCTATAAATAGTAGGTAAATGATGCTGTTATGTATTTTGTGGTTGGTGCACAGTGATACAATGAGTGAAATTAGAACATGTAATGTTTGATACAGACGGTAATGGAGCATAATGGAATATGGATATTGACCAAAATATTCATAAATAAAAAACATTGTATTAAAATGTGACACTTTATATATTTTTTCCCAATATATGGTGGTCATCTGGTCATAGCCAAGATCTACACGATGAGTTTCAATCAGTTGCTTTTGCGTTCTGCTCGCGGTCATAGACGGAATAGAATAATAAACATCAAGCTTCAAAATGGCCACCTGCTCATGAAGGTCAACGATGTTAGTGTCGTCGACCTGCTGCTGCTCACTTGCTCCACCAGAACAACTCCCCCCctccacaaaaaaaaaataaaaaccaaaAGTGCTACATGCCGGCCTGCCCCCTTACTGGCACTTCAACTTGAATAAAGCACTCTCCTTGGCACTTGATCAGAatttacttaataattttatttaagttttgtatccattaaatattttatatgcaACAAACATTGAACCTGATAGAACTAGAAGATCACCACTTTCATTGGCAATGTTCCTTTGTCAGGCATTGCATTTGACATCACCAGGTTGAGTGTTTACCTTCAGCATCATCGCCAATCATAATATCAACCTTGGCTAGGATTGCCCAAATCACATAGATTGACATTTTGAGTGTCAATCTTAACTATGAGCTGACACCATTTACCATATATTGGGAAAACTTTTGAAAGTTTCatcttttggttttttttttttttttttttaataatttatgcaTATTTTGATCAATAGCTCTTGAATTTGATGGAATGAGTACCTATCCATTATTCTATTGCATTTTACAACACGATAACAACTAAGCCTTAATCTCAAACTCATTGGAGTTGGCTATATGGGTCTTTTTTCTCCATTTAGCTCTGTTTGAGATCAATTCTACATCAATAttcaaaatttctaaattttttgatACTACTTCTCTCTGCATCATTCTAGGTTTCCCGCTTTTCCTCCTCATTCTTtacactattaatttatcacatttccATATAGGAGCATTTGATAACATTagacatgaccaaaccatcttaTTTGATATTCTCTTCACTCTTCTATTGCACTTCATTTTGATCTTACAAAAATATTTGGCCTTTTGTTTGTGtccatttgccaactcaaagtgGATTTTGTAATCCACACTAATAGTTATTTCCTATTATATTACTGAACAGTTTGCTTATACGTTATATCTTGTTATATTTTGCACTTGTTGGTTCTATCTAATGGCCATAGACTAAAGTAAAATGCCTGTTGCATGTATCTATTGAAGCCTTCATATTTGCAGCTTTGTTACGTGACAAAGCTAAGGTGTCATATGTGGCAACTCCCAATAATCATTATTATATCatcataataataaaataaaataaaaattctcaATATTTTGTATTAGTTCCCTTCGTAACATGAAGATCAATCCAATTGTAAGATGAAAGTTGTTTATTTGAGTAAGATTGACATCATTTTTTGCAAAGCATTGTGCATCATTACAGGATAATAAACAAATGAGCTGGTCTGAGTTATGGTTTGATTGCTCACCTAGGCATTTTTCTAGGTTTACTTCTTGCTTTGTTAAGTGACACATTCATTACAAGAGATGCCAAAAAGGTAATGTGCCCAAGTATGCAGGCATTGTTAAAGTTGTTTGTAAGAAATGCACGCTTAACTTTTACTTAAAGATTTGTACTTCTGAAGAATGAATTCAATTTAATGGTTAACCTACCAACAAATATGAAAGGTATAAAGTTTTGTCTGTCATGGTTGCAGGTGAAGAAGGAAAAAGCTGAACGTGAGGCTTTGGGAGCTTTGCCTCTCTATCAGCGCACCATTCCTTAAGAGCTTCTTAGCATTCCCTTGTAGCTTTTGCTCATGGGAGTGAATTTCTTGTTGACGGCTTATTTCTATGTGGTAAAATGTTGCCATAGCCGAAGGGTGATGGATTATGTATCTGCTTTATAAATTTGTTTTGCCAATCATTCGTGCCAGAGGTTGAATTGTGTTAGTATGTGATTATCTTGTATTGGCATTTTTCTAATAATCAAGCAGAGCCAAATTTTAAGTTTCCTTTTATGCTTAACCACTATAATGACTGTTTGTCTATAATGCTAGATTTTTACAAGTAGATCTCTCTCGTGTTAGTACGAGATTATCTTGTACTGGCATTTTTCTAATAATCAAGCAGGGCCAAATTTGAAGTGTCCTTTCATGCTTAACCACAATAATGACTGTTTGTCTATAATGCTAGTTTTTTAGAAGCAGTCGCAGCTTTGCCTGGAAAGAAGGCCATGAGTGCATGGCATGGGGTCGTTTATGCCTCAGGAGCCAGAGAGAGGACGGGGAATTGCACTTCACTACCCTGtttagaatataaaattttataaaaatttaattcaattgattatTTTCTAGTTAATATCTATGTTTGAAATAAAAGATTtcaattctttttaaattttattttcaatgtgaAGCATGATTTTGTGAGATTTCAGTTGAATTTTTTTCTTGATAATGATAACTTTTCTTGCTTATTTTAAATGAAACCTACAGGAGTGACTGAAACTTTTGGAGAAACTTTGATCTACAATGTTCAATGGAAATTGATTTCAGACCATATCAGATGAACTGGTAGCCAAATTCATGTCCGCAAACTTCCCTTTCATATTTACAAAGCATGTCTCTATGAGCAAATACGTTCATGTTCATTTGCTTTCTTGAACCTACCGTGAGGGTGACCTTTTGCATGCGTGTATTAACAGTCTATCTGTTGTCTTTGTGAGCAGTCAACATAAATAAATGGCTGTCAAGAAAAAGGTATACATTGGTAGTGGCAGCTGCTGGTGGCCTACTATACCCGTATTCACATTACGTATATAAAGATCCAAAGCAATTTTCTACTGCATGATCATCAGGATTCTGGAGCTCTTCTGAAGCCAATGTCaacagtattttttttttttttttttttttttttttaaatcttggaGAAGAAGTTGCCAAGTGGAGAACATGTTGGCCTATGGAAGGTCAATGATATTTTTTATCCCATTATCATTTAGGTGACTAAATCAGGAATTGAAGATGAAATTTGGTTGCAATTCTATCTCCAAATGGACATTTCCATGTGATAACATGAACCCATACTTTAATGAGAAGACATCATATTTGGACTTTTCCTGCTTCCTCTCATGCAATCTCGCTCTCTTTGCTACTCAGTACAAAAGTTGCTGTCAGTCTTTCTTTGGCCAGCAGTAGCCCTTTGTTCCTCTTTGTCTTTTATCTTCAACTATTTTCTTAATTAATCAAGATAATTCTTCTAGATTCATAGATTTCTCCCTTTTTTTTAATGAATCTATATACTTCTCTCTCCTTTAATGAAAATAATCATTTATGCCTTTTGTTTCTATTATTTTGATGAGATTTTTAAGATTTGAAGAAGAATTTCTCACCTGTTTACAGCATCTATATGCGCAAAggtgtattaaaaaaaaattttttttttattccccaAATATCTTATCTTATTTAAGTTTTTTTATATGAGAATAAATGTATAAGCAAATTGTTATTTATCTCCAATTATACTATGATTATATTAATAAATCTTTTATcttgcaaaaaaaaaaacaaaaagaaaacatTAATAAGAAGACTATCCTTGCAATAATACACCATCGTCCTCCTTGTCTCAACACTATAGCCATTAACTCCTCAAAATGTATCAATTGGGAAAttaagaaaattacaaaaaaaaaaaaagaataatatgtCGCTCTCGCAcacctata belongs to Hevea brasiliensis isolate MT/VB/25A 57/8 chromosome 4, ASM3005281v1, whole genome shotgun sequence and includes:
- the LOC110654069 gene encoding cytochrome b-c1 complex subunit 7-2, mitochondrial-like, coding for MSTFLQSFLDPRKNWFAKQHMKALSKRLRKYGLRYDDLYDPYYDLDVKEALYRLPREIVDARTQRLKRAMDLSMKHEYLPEDLQAMQTPFRTYLQDMLALVKKEKAEREALGALPLYQRTIP